One genomic segment of Nonomuraea coxensis DSM 45129 includes these proteins:
- a CDS encoding serine hydrolase domain-containing protein: protein MNYTYKGEEHTLDDFLTASKTNGFVVLDGQDVVLERYVGADRNMRFQSWSVAKSFTSAAIGIALDEGHIRSIEDPVTRYLPELKGSGFDGVSIKNLLRMSSGIEWEETKGAPQLQALAQRGRPLKNFAARQKRGWKPGSRFEYTSVNSFVLARLIGQTTGMPYHRYVQEKIWKPAGMESSLLLGNDSSGDNLGYCCYYATDRDFARFGLLYLRGGKANGKQVVPASWVRRSTKPSASFNERYGLHWWLGGGGEKDYMATGFGGQHIYVSPKHDVVIVKSVTSTPGGQIDLEEAFTVLRAVAAEVARTRTK, encoded by the coding sequence GTGAACTACACCTATAAGGGGGAGGAGCATACGCTCGACGACTTCCTCACAGCCAGCAAGACCAACGGCTTCGTCGTCCTCGACGGCCAGGACGTCGTCCTCGAACGCTACGTCGGCGCCGACCGTAACATGCGGTTCCAGTCCTGGTCGGTGGCGAAGTCCTTCACCTCGGCGGCGATCGGCATAGCCCTGGACGAGGGGCACATCCGCTCGATCGAGGACCCGGTGACCCGTTATCTGCCCGAGTTGAAGGGCTCCGGTTTCGACGGCGTGAGCATCAAGAATTTGCTGCGCATGTCCTCGGGCATCGAGTGGGAGGAGACCAAGGGAGCGCCGCAGTTGCAGGCCCTCGCGCAGCGCGGGCGGCCGCTGAAGAACTTCGCGGCGCGGCAGAAGCGCGGCTGGAAGCCGGGCAGCCGGTTCGAGTACACCAGCGTCAACTCCTTCGTGCTCGCCCGGCTCATCGGGCAGACGACGGGCATGCCGTACCACCGGTACGTCCAGGAGAAGATCTGGAAGCCGGCGGGGATGGAGTCGTCCCTGCTGCTGGGCAACGACTCCTCCGGCGACAACCTCGGCTACTGCTGCTACTACGCCACCGACCGCGATTTCGCCCGCTTCGGCCTGCTCTACCTGCGGGGCGGCAAGGCGAACGGCAAGCAGGTCGTGCCCGCTTCCTGGGTGCGGCGATCGACCAAGCCGTCCGCCTCCTTCAACGAACGGTACGGCCTGCACTGGTGGCTGGGCGGCGGCGGCGAGAAGGACTACATGGCGACCGGGTTCGGCGGCCAGCACATCTACGTCTCGCCGAAGCATGATGTGGTCATCGTCAAGTCGGTCACCTCGACACCTGGCGGCCAGATCGACCTGGAGGAGGCCTTCACCGTCCTCCGCGCCGTGGCCGCCGAGGTGGCCCGCACCCGGACCAAGTGA
- a CDS encoding WhiB family transcriptional regulator codes for MWITDWTSRAACKGADPDALFVQGAAQNRAKLICRGCPVRTECLADALDNRIEFGVWGGMTERERRALLRRRPDVDSWRELLESAKEEYERTNELIAG; via the coding sequence ATGTGGATCACGGATTGGACCTCCCGTGCCGCCTGTAAAGGTGCGGATCCGGATGCCCTGTTCGTGCAGGGCGCCGCGCAGAACAGGGCGAAGCTCATCTGCCGGGGTTGCCCGGTCCGTACCGAGTGCCTCGCCGATGCGCTGGACAACCGCATCGAGTTCGGGGTGTGGGGCGGTATGACCGAACGCGAACGACGTGCGCTGCTGCGGCGGCGTCCCGACGTCGACTCGTGGCGAGAGCTGCTCGAGTCGGCGAAAGAAGAGTACGAGCGAACCAACGAGCTGATCGCGGGCTGA
- a CDS encoding ArsA family ATPase, which yields MKKPVRLDIDAILDDRGTRIIVCCGAGGVGKTTTAAALGLRAAERGRCAVVLTVDPARRLAQSMGLSELDNTPRLIRESDDGGQLFAMMLDMKRTFDEIIEAHADPERAAQILSNPFYQSLSSSFSGTQEYMAMEKLGQLRRSDEWDLIVVDTPPSRSALDFLDAPERLGRFLDGRFIRLLTAPAKAGGRSAFKLLNAGFGLMAGALTKLLGAQVIKDLQTFVSALDAVFGGFRQRAELTYQLLQAPGTAFLVVAAPERDAMREASYFVERLAEERMPLAGLVVNRVHTSPAAALSAARSAAAAEDLESKGEHELTAAVLRLHAGRMQLAARENREREHFVTAHPTVPVAKVRAMSEDVHDLTGLRQIGELLASA from the coding sequence GTGAAGAAGCCCGTCAGGCTGGACATCGACGCGATCCTCGACGACCGCGGCACCCGGATCATCGTCTGCTGCGGCGCGGGCGGCGTGGGCAAGACCACGACCGCCGCGGCGCTCGGGCTGCGGGCCGCCGAACGCGGCCGGTGCGCGGTCGTGCTGACCGTCGACCCCGCGCGGCGCCTGGCGCAGTCGATGGGGCTCAGCGAGCTCGACAACACCCCGCGCCTGATCCGCGAGTCGGACGACGGCGGGCAGCTGTTCGCGATGATGCTCGACATGAAGCGCACGTTCGACGAGATCATCGAGGCGCACGCCGACCCGGAACGGGCCGCGCAGATCCTGTCGAACCCGTTCTACCAGTCGCTGTCGTCCAGCTTCTCCGGCACCCAGGAGTACATGGCGATGGAGAAACTGGGCCAGCTCCGCCGCTCCGACGAGTGGGACCTCATCGTGGTCGACACGCCGCCGTCGCGCTCGGCGCTGGACTTCCTGGACGCGCCCGAGCGGCTCGGGCGGTTCTTGGACGGCCGGTTCATCCGGCTGCTGACGGCACCGGCCAAGGCCGGGGGCCGCAGCGCGTTCAAGCTGCTCAACGCCGGGTTCGGGCTGATGGCCGGGGCGCTGACCAAGCTGCTCGGCGCTCAGGTCATCAAGGACCTGCAGACGTTCGTCTCCGCGCTGGACGCCGTCTTCGGCGGGTTCAGGCAGCGGGCCGAGCTGACGTACCAGCTGCTTCAGGCGCCGGGGACGGCCTTCCTCGTGGTCGCCGCGCCGGAGCGCGACGCCATGCGTGAGGCGTCGTACTTCGTCGAGCGGCTGGCCGAGGAACGCATGCCCCTGGCCGGCCTGGTGGTCAACCGGGTGCACACGTCCCCCGCCGCCGCGCTCTCAGCGGCACGGAGCGCCGCCGCGGCCGAGGACCTGGAGTCCAAGGGCGAGCACGAGCTGACCGCCGCCGTGCTGCGGCTGCACGCCGGTCGGATGCAGCTCGCCGCTCGCGAGAACCGCGAACGGGAGCACTTCGTCACGGCACATCCCACGGTGCCGGTGGCGAAGGTCCGCGCCATGTCGGAGGACGTCCACGATCTGACCGGTCTGCGGCAGATCGGGGAGCTGCTGGCGAGCGCGTAG
- a CDS encoding GatB/YqeY domain-containing protein, with the protein MSALKDKLKADLTASMKSRDEVRLRTIRMALAAVNVEEVSGKEARELSDDEVIKVLTKEAKKRKEAAEAFGNAGRAEQAQAELDEQAVLEEYLPAQLSDEELVVLVDAAIAETGASGPQAMGQVMKAVNPRVAGRAEGGRVAATVRARLAAQ; encoded by the coding sequence ATGAGCGCATTGAAGGACAAGCTGAAGGCCGACCTCACGGCCTCGATGAAGAGCCGCGACGAGGTACGTCTCCGGACGATCCGGATGGCTTTGGCCGCGGTCAACGTCGAGGAGGTCTCCGGCAAGGAGGCCAGGGAGCTTTCCGACGACGAGGTCATCAAGGTCCTCACGAAGGAGGCCAAGAAGCGGAAGGAGGCGGCAGAGGCGTTCGGCAACGCCGGGCGCGCCGAGCAGGCTCAGGCGGAGCTGGACGAGCAGGCGGTGCTGGAGGAGTACCTCCCGGCGCAGCTGTCCGACGAGGAGCTGGTCGTGCTGGTGGACGCGGCGATCGCGGAGACGGGCGCGTCGGGGCCGCAGGCGATGGGGCAGGTCATGAAGGCCGTGAACCCGCGGGTCGCGGGCCGCGCCGAGGGCGGGCGGGTGGCCGCCACGGTACGCGCCCGCCTCGCCGCCCAATAG
- a CDS encoding epoxide hydrolase family protein — protein MTRRSAISDGIQPFRIEISQADVDHLHHRLADARWPDELPGVEWARGIPPAYLRELAEYWRTQYDWRAQEARLNQYPQFTTEIDGQRIHFLHVRSDQPDAKPLLITHGYPSSVAEFLHLIEPLVNPVEGQAFHVVAPSLPGYAFSTPLGGTGWAMGRTARAWAELMRRLGYERYGVHGGDVGAGVSGMVADLDGEHVIGVHVVTDPLTAASTATFLPGMADRLNENDPVDKLILDRMDAFTREGSGYLAIQNSRPQTIGYGLVDSPLLQLAWIAEKFHEWTDLPIGRDQLLTTVSLYWFTGCGATAAHTLYEQAHSSDWGAPPAVPQGFAVFGADDTVRRLVPAPADAHWTEFRHGRHFPAIEAPAELAADLQAFFAPLK, from the coding sequence TTGACTAGGAGAAGCGCCATCAGCGACGGCATCCAGCCTTTCCGCATCGAGATCTCCCAGGCCGACGTCGATCACCTGCACCACAGGCTCGCCGACGCCCGCTGGCCCGACGAGTTGCCCGGCGTGGAGTGGGCCCGCGGCATACCGCCGGCCTACCTGAGGGAACTCGCCGAGTACTGGCGCACGCAGTACGACTGGCGCGCTCAGGAGGCGCGGCTCAACCAGTACCCGCAGTTCACCACCGAGATCGACGGCCAGCGCATCCACTTCCTGCACGTCAGGTCCGACCAGCCCGACGCGAAACCGCTGCTGATCACCCACGGATACCCCAGCTCCGTCGCCGAGTTCCTGCACCTGATCGAGCCGCTGGTCAACCCGGTTGAGGGTCAGGCCTTCCATGTCGTCGCCCCGTCCCTGCCCGGGTACGCCTTCTCCACCCCGCTGGGCGGGACGGGCTGGGCGATGGGTCGCACCGCACGCGCCTGGGCCGAGCTGATGCGCCGGCTCGGCTACGAGCGGTACGGCGTGCACGGCGGCGACGTCGGCGCGGGCGTGTCCGGCATGGTCGCCGACCTCGACGGCGAGCACGTCATCGGCGTACACGTGGTGACCGATCCACTGACTGCCGCGAGCACCGCCACCTTCCTGCCCGGAATGGCGGACCGGCTGAATGAGAACGACCCGGTCGACAAGCTGATCCTGGACCGGATGGACGCCTTCACCAGGGAGGGTTCCGGCTACCTGGCGATCCAGAACAGCCGGCCGCAGACCATTGGCTACGGGCTGGTCGACTCGCCGCTGCTGCAGCTCGCCTGGATCGCCGAGAAGTTCCACGAGTGGACCGACCTGCCGATCGGCCGCGACCAGTTGCTCACCACGGTCAGCCTGTACTGGTTCACCGGCTGCGGCGCCACTGCCGCGCACACCCTGTACGAGCAGGCGCACTCCTCGGACTGGGGTGCGCCGCCGGCCGTACCGCAGGGGTTCGCGGTCTTCGGAGCGGACGACACCGTACGAAGGCTGGTCCCGGCGCCGGCCGACGCGCACTGGACCGAGTTCCGGCACGGCAGGCACTTCCCGGCGATAGAGGCCCCGGCCGAGTTGGCCGCGGACCTGCAAGCCTTCTTCGCACCGCTGAAGTGA
- a CDS encoding metallophosphoesterase, protein MFGLGLAGLGYASVVERNWFRLRRFDVPVLERGQRPVRILHLSDLHLTPRRSMLITWVRSLGELKPDLVVNTGDSIAHPDAVPALLHALEPLLSRPGLFVYGSNDLYAPKPKNPARYLWRTSKNERRQHVPNLPWEELGAGMAAEGWLDMNNTTARIKVGDLDVAVAGIHDSHISRDRYDLVAGPAPADADLRLGVMHSPEPRNMSLFAADGYQLLLAGHTHGGQLCVPFYGALVTNCGIDRARVKGLSRHDGSWLHVSAGLGTSPYAPARFACFPEASLLTLVPRRT, encoded by the coding sequence ATGTTCGGTCTCGGCCTGGCCGGGCTGGGTTACGCGTCCGTGGTCGAGCGCAACTGGTTCCGGCTGCGCCGCTTCGACGTCCCCGTCCTGGAGCGCGGCCAGCGCCCGGTGCGCATCCTCCACCTGTCCGACCTGCATCTGACGCCACGCCGCTCGATGCTCATCACGTGGGTCCGCTCCCTCGGCGAGCTCAAGCCCGACCTGGTGGTCAACACCGGCGACTCCATCGCCCACCCGGACGCCGTCCCCGCGCTCCTCCACGCCCTGGAGCCCCTGCTCTCCCGTCCCGGCCTGTTCGTCTACGGCTCCAACGACCTCTACGCCCCCAAGCCGAAGAACCCGGCCCGCTACCTCTGGCGCACCTCCAAGAACGAGCGCCGCCAGCACGTCCCCAACCTCCCCTGGGAGGAGCTGGGCGCCGGCATGGCCGCCGAGGGCTGGCTCGACATGAACAACACCACGGCCCGCATCAAGGTCGGCGACCTCGACGTGGCCGTGGCCGGCATCCACGACTCCCACATCTCCCGCGACCGCTACGACCTCGTCGCCGGCCCGGCCCCCGCCGACGCCGACCTGCGCCTCGGCGTCATGCACTCCCCCGAGCCGCGCAACATGAGCCTCTTCGCCGCCGACGGCTACCAGCTCCTGCTGGCCGGCCACACGCACGGCGGCCAGCTCTGCGTCCCCTTCTACGGCGCCCTGGTCACCAACTGCGGCATCGACCGGGCCAGAGTGAAGGGCCTGAGCCGCCACGACGGCTCCTGGCTGCACGTCTCGGCCGGCCTCGGCACCTCGCCGTACGCCCCGGCCCGCTTCGCCTGCTTCCCCGAGGCGTCCCTCCTCACCCTCGTACCGCGCCGCACCTAA
- a CDS encoding pyridoxamine 5'-phosphate oxidase family protein encodes MQLDSDVLEVLSEVKVLELGTIARDGGLDVRPMAATWIADTQQIAITTPLAYAQKTFNIRRDGRVSVLYSDFTGSGLSGKSAILVQGVATAPDVVARPEDIKEYWRELFRKTPGLTEEFASDEAKATMDWYYLRLPVFVTPERVHVLEPVEAGGSFEPFPPWGAPMGEQIEDALTRYPSAAFASRDAGGHPYAVRARISAGDDGKLRVRTAQDFEGRIGPATLLWHRHNGQSGDMCSLHVAGTAIGSGTEWEFHPERIPGSSAADDGANDDWIADARARTERYLKRRGITPAPIDWAELAVLARA; translated from the coding sequence ATGCAGCTAGATTCGGATGTGCTCGAAGTCCTGTCCGAAGTGAAGGTCCTGGAACTGGGCACGATCGCTCGCGACGGGGGTCTTGACGTCCGCCCGATGGCGGCGACCTGGATCGCCGACACCCAGCAGATCGCGATCACGACTCCGCTCGCGTACGCACAGAAAACGTTCAACATCCGGCGGGACGGCCGGGTGTCGGTGCTGTACTCGGACTTCACCGGAAGCGGGCTTTCCGGCAAGTCCGCCATCCTGGTCCAGGGCGTCGCCACCGCGCCGGACGTGGTGGCCAGGCCGGAGGACATCAAGGAGTACTGGCGGGAGCTGTTCCGCAAGACTCCCGGCCTGACCGAGGAGTTCGCCTCCGACGAGGCCAAGGCCACGATGGACTGGTACTACCTGCGCCTGCCGGTCTTCGTGACGCCCGAGCGGGTGCATGTGCTCGAGCCGGTCGAGGCCGGCGGTTCCTTCGAGCCGTTTCCGCCGTGGGGCGCGCCGATGGGCGAGCAGATCGAGGACGCCCTCACCCGCTACCCGTCGGCGGCCTTCGCCTCGCGGGACGCGGGTGGTCACCCGTACGCCGTGCGCGCCAGGATCTCGGCGGGTGACGATGGCAAGCTGCGGGTCCGCACCGCGCAGGACTTCGAGGGCCGGATCGGACCGGCGACCCTGCTGTGGCACCGGCACAACGGGCAGTCCGGCGACATGTGCTCGCTGCACGTCGCGGGCACTGCGATCGGGTCCGGCACGGAGTGGGAGTTCCACCCGGAGCGCATTCCGGGCTCGTCGGCCGCCGACGACGGTGCCAACGACGACTGGATCGCCGACGCGCGTGCCCGCACCGAGCGCTACCTCAAGCGGCGCGGGATCACCCCGGCGCCGATCGACTGGGCCGAGCTGGCGGTCCTGGCTCGGGCATGA
- a CDS encoding transglycosylase domain-containing protein, protein MQAQRKDRPNPVLTLVRLIIAATAAGVLAAAVALPAVGGAGMSTKSALEGLNLKPEELDEPPLPERTKILDANGKQIALFYYENRQSVTLDQVAPIMREALIAIEDFRFYQHGPIDVEGTARALVKNLTSGGVTQGGSSITQQYVKQVLVNAAETPEEQAAAIAPTVSRKLSELRYAMAIEKKYSKDQILEKYLNIAYFGAGAHGIQAAARRFFDKPASKLNLAEAATLAGAVQNPARTDPNVGPESRERLLQRRNTVLDRMVEIGKISAQDAAAAKEKKLGYKDVEFPGGCEESEYPYFCLYVQYEILNNEEFGKNPDERRKLLQRGGLTIKTTIDPKMQAAAEKAIKKYVSTKDKPVASQAMVVPGTGEIKAMAASRKFGGSKKKNEMSYNIVADAAHGGGRGFQQGSTAKVYTLAAALEEGLKYGDGFPAPAGYKADAYSTFKNCKGENVGDPGHTVMNSSEGGGGFKTLETGTWGSVNTFFLRLEQKVGLCDTVKMAKKLGVKRADGNKLSEVETFTLGVNEVDPVTIASSYAVFASRGQYCKPLAITEITDRNGKVKQYKPKCSQVLEEEVADAVSGILSGVFTKGTMTEVGGIGRDAAGKTGTTDNYMSAWFAGYTPNLASAVSLGDPRGAANHELIGITIGGRYYSYVYGASISGRIWKDSMIQALKGVEPVDFRPVDRSRFGGCTDHCAPKPKKKKDDRKPGDRDNPFDIFNPPDNEDRGLGDNGRGRDDNGRGRGGDIGPAIVPGFGGD, encoded by the coding sequence GTGCAAGCGCAGCGCAAAGATCGGCCCAATCCCGTCCTGACCCTGGTGCGACTGATCATCGCCGCGACCGCGGCCGGGGTGCTCGCGGCCGCCGTGGCCCTGCCCGCGGTCGGCGGAGCCGGGATGTCGACCAAGAGCGCGCTTGAGGGGCTCAACCTCAAGCCGGAAGAGCTGGACGAGCCGCCTCTTCCCGAACGCACCAAGATCCTCGACGCCAACGGCAAGCAGATCGCGCTCTTCTACTACGAGAACCGCCAGTCGGTGACCCTCGACCAGGTGGCGCCGATCATGCGCGAGGCGCTGATCGCGATCGAGGACTTCCGTTTCTACCAGCACGGACCGATCGACGTGGAGGGAACCGCCAGAGCGCTGGTGAAGAATCTCACCAGCGGCGGCGTGACGCAGGGCGGCTCCTCGATCACCCAGCAGTACGTCAAGCAGGTTCTGGTCAACGCCGCCGAGACGCCGGAGGAGCAGGCGGCGGCCATCGCCCCCACGGTCTCCCGCAAGCTGTCCGAGCTGCGCTACGCGATGGCGATCGAGAAGAAATACTCCAAGGACCAGATCCTGGAGAAATACCTCAACATCGCCTATTTCGGTGCCGGAGCGCACGGCATCCAGGCCGCCGCCAGGCGCTTCTTCGACAAGCCCGCCTCCAAGCTCAACCTCGCCGAGGCCGCCACGCTGGCCGGCGCCGTCCAGAACCCGGCACGCACCGACCCCAACGTCGGCCCCGAGTCCCGCGAGCGGCTGCTGCAGCGGCGCAACACCGTCCTCGACCGGATGGTCGAGATCGGCAAGATCTCGGCGCAGGACGCCGCCGCGGCCAAGGAGAAGAAGCTCGGCTACAAGGACGTCGAGTTCCCCGGCGGCTGCGAGGAGAGCGAATACCCGTACTTCTGCCTCTACGTCCAGTACGAGATCCTCAACAACGAGGAGTTCGGCAAGAACCCCGACGAGCGCAGGAAGCTGCTCCAGCGGGGCGGCCTGACGATCAAGACCACGATCGACCCCAAGATGCAGGCCGCCGCCGAGAAGGCGATCAAGAAGTACGTGTCCACCAAGGACAAGCCCGTGGCCTCGCAGGCCATGGTCGTTCCCGGCACCGGCGAGATCAAGGCGATGGCCGCCTCGCGCAAGTTCGGCGGGAGCAAGAAGAAGAACGAGATGAGCTACAACATCGTGGCCGACGCCGCGCACGGCGGCGGCCGCGGGTTCCAGCAGGGCTCGACGGCCAAGGTCTACACGCTGGCGGCGGCCCTGGAGGAGGGCCTGAAGTACGGCGACGGCTTCCCCGCCCCCGCCGGCTACAAGGCCGACGCCTACAGCACGTTCAAGAACTGCAAGGGCGAGAACGTCGGCGACCCCGGCCACACCGTCATGAACTCCAGCGAGGGCGGCGGCGGCTTCAAGACCCTGGAGACCGGCACCTGGGGCTCGGTCAACACCTTCTTCCTGCGGCTTGAGCAGAAGGTCGGGCTCTGCGACACGGTCAAGATGGCCAAGAAGCTCGGCGTCAAGCGCGCCGACGGCAACAAGCTGTCGGAGGTGGAGACGTTCACGCTCGGCGTCAACGAGGTCGACCCGGTGACGATCGCCAGCTCGTACGCGGTGTTCGCCTCACGCGGCCAATACTGCAAGCCGCTCGCGATCACCGAGATCACCGACCGCAACGGCAAGGTGAAGCAGTACAAGCCGAAGTGCTCCCAGGTGCTGGAGGAGGAGGTCGCCGACGCGGTCAGCGGCATCCTGTCCGGGGTGTTCACCAAGGGCACGATGACCGAGGTCGGCGGCATCGGACGGGACGCGGCCGGCAAGACCGGAACGACGGACAACTACATGTCCGCCTGGTTCGCCGGCTACACCCCCAACCTGGCCTCCGCCGTATCGCTCGGCGACCCGCGCGGCGCCGCGAACCACGAGCTGATCGGCATCACCATCGGCGGGCGCTACTACTCGTACGTGTACGGCGCGTCGATCTCCGGGCGCATCTGGAAGGACTCCATGATCCAGGCGCTGAAGGGGGTCGAGCCGGTCGACTTCAGGCCGGTGGACCGCTCGCGCTTCGGCGGGTGCACCGACCACTGCGCGCCCAAGCCCAAGAAGAAGAAGGACGACAGGAAGCCCGGCGACCGCGACAACCCGTTCGACATCTTCAACCCGCCGGACAACGAGGACCGCGGCTTGGGCGACAACGGGCGCGGCCGTGACGACAACGGGCGGGGGCGCGGTGGCGACATCGGCCCGGCCATCGTGCCGGGCTTCGGCGGCGACTGA
- a CDS encoding phosphotransferase, with protein MGEMTGMPEPADAITDELLEIADALLPGHSLDGARVTAGNLHHVVLVPGTAAVRVSKRPSSAEEMPRRMEVLREVAEAGLPFAVPEPLTPVTRFGERAAVAVSWIDGKAQPEGQGDPEQIGRLLRAVREVAVTPRLGRLLNAPRDQGWGEVLADEVVPRLPDRWRSEVHRRLEAAMALKAVPDALVHGDLGGANVHWSRDGELVGVLDWDQAHLFDPAVDAALMAWHGWDTVKKAVDPDTYRRARIYDAVFGVGHLVGVLDGRPLVNVEGYVRSIVDWLEKNAWPTGSEVAGEAAAFSS; from the coding sequence ATGGGAGAGATGACCGGAATGCCCGAGCCTGCCGACGCGATCACCGACGAGTTGCTGGAGATCGCCGACGCCCTTCTTCCCGGCCACTCCCTGGACGGCGCGCGGGTCACAGCGGGCAACCTGCACCACGTCGTCCTCGTTCCGGGAACGGCGGCGGTGCGGGTGAGCAAGCGTCCGTCGTCGGCGGAGGAGATGCCGCGCCGCATGGAGGTCCTGCGGGAGGTCGCCGAGGCCGGGCTGCCGTTCGCGGTGCCGGAGCCGCTCACGCCCGTGACCCGGTTCGGGGAGCGCGCGGCGGTCGCCGTCTCCTGGATCGACGGGAAGGCACAGCCGGAGGGGCAGGGCGACCCTGAGCAGATCGGGAGACTGCTCAGGGCTGTCCGGGAGGTAGCCGTCACGCCACGCCTTGGGCGGTTGCTCAACGCACCGAGGGATCAGGGGTGGGGCGAGGTCCTGGCTGACGAGGTCGTTCCGCGGCTGCCGGACAGGTGGCGGAGCGAGGTTCACCGGCGTCTGGAGGCGGCCATGGCCTTAAAGGCCGTGCCGGACGCGCTGGTCCACGGTGATCTGGGCGGCGCCAACGTGCACTGGAGCCGGGACGGCGAACTCGTCGGCGTCCTGGACTGGGATCAGGCCCACCTGTTCGACCCCGCCGTCGACGCGGCTCTGATGGCCTGGCACGGCTGGGACACCGTCAAGAAGGCGGTGGACCCCGACACCTACCGGCGCGCCCGGATCTACGACGCCGTGTTCGGCGTCGGGCATCTCGTCGGGGTCCTGGACGGCCGTCCGCTGGTGAACGTCGAGGGGTACGTACGCAGCATCGTCGACTGGCTTGAGAAGAACGCCTGGCCCACGGGCTCCGAAGTCGCGGGGGAGGCCGCCGCCTTCTCCTCCTGA
- a CDS encoding helix-turn-helix transcriptional regulator: MSGTSARLLRLLSLLQAQRDWTGTELATRLGVTTRTIRNDIGRLRGLGYPVDARPGVAGGYRLGTGGALPPLLLDDEEAVAVAVGLRTAANGSIAGIEETSVRALAKLQQVLPARLRHQVSAFQSYALPMPSPGPQVDPDVLTVIASACRDHERLRFDYRAHAGAASRRSVEPYRLVNDRRRWYLVAWDLDRDAWRTFRVDRIEPRTPAGPRFMPRELPPDPEITAQVARGAGEATWRYRARVIVHAPASYVRGRLPIPVEVESLGEDRCAFEPGSDHPQMLALHLGLLDADFTIVDAPELVDALHDLTKRYQRAIDASRRASACSAHSSHPSA, translated from the coding sequence ATGTCAGGAACCTCGGCGCGGCTGCTGCGCCTGCTGTCCCTGCTGCAGGCTCAACGCGACTGGACCGGTACCGAGCTCGCCACCCGGCTCGGCGTCACCACCCGCACCATCCGTAATGACATCGGCCGGTTGCGCGGGCTGGGCTATCCGGTCGACGCGCGGCCGGGTGTGGCCGGCGGGTACCGGCTCGGCACGGGCGGCGCCCTGCCGCCGCTGCTGCTGGACGACGAGGAGGCGGTAGCGGTCGCCGTCGGATTGCGTACCGCCGCGAACGGCTCGATCGCGGGCATCGAGGAGACCTCGGTGCGTGCGCTGGCCAAGCTGCAGCAGGTGCTTCCCGCGCGGCTGCGCCACCAGGTCAGCGCCTTCCAGTCGTACGCGCTGCCGATGCCGTCGCCTGGCCCGCAGGTGGATCCGGACGTGCTGACCGTGATCGCGAGCGCGTGCCGGGACCATGAGCGGCTCCGGTTCGACTATCGGGCGCATGCCGGCGCGGCCAGCCGGCGCTCGGTCGAGCCGTACCGCCTGGTGAACGACCGGCGGCGCTGGTACCTGGTGGCCTGGGACCTGGACCGGGACGCCTGGCGTACCTTCCGGGTCGACCGGATCGAGCCGCGGACGCCGGCCGGGCCGCGCTTCATGCCCCGTGAGCTACCGCCCGACCCGGAGATCACGGCGCAGGTGGCCCGCGGAGCCGGCGAGGCGACCTGGCGGTACCGGGCACGGGTGATCGTGCACGCGCCCGCGTCGTACGTGCGAGGTCGGCTGCCGATCCCCGTGGAGGTGGAGTCCCTTGGCGAGGACCGGTGCGCCTTCGAGCCAGGCTCGGACCATCCGCAGATGCTCGCCCTCCATCTGGGCCTGCTGGACGCGGACTTCACGATCGTTGACGCGCCGGAACTGGTTGACGCGCTGCACGACCTGACGAAGCGCTACCAGCGCGCGATCGACGCCAGCCGGCGAGCCTCTGCCTGCTCCGCGCACAGCAGCCATCCCTCGGCGTAG